One window of the Nocardia huaxiensis genome contains the following:
- a CDS encoding sensor histidine kinase — translation MARVRPPRWIVDVLAVAVAAADAVFGAVYVDRSELVFAVIACAALLVRRRWPVAVFALTLPTALTGLIVAPAVALYTVGRLRRERSVVFGCAGAVAAVSAAASFWPPDFGSHADAMVYVAFTAAWAAAPVLFGLLMRTRDELARRLVEIEEARDHERNLHAQAVLARERAQIGREMHDVVSHQVSLIAVRAGALAVAAPDQETREAARTIRGLSVATLDELRSLVTLLRASGGQATALTPQPTLADLTTLIDSSGIAVEFAGTLPDDVSGAGQRAVYRTVQEALTNVRKHAPGATAEVCLWSDAERFGVVVTNAPPTRGALALPGSGHGLIGLAERAELLNGQMFSGPTEVGGFRVELRLPRT, via the coding sequence ATGGCGCGGGTCCGGCCGCCGCGATGGATCGTCGACGTGCTGGCGGTCGCGGTCGCGGCGGCGGATGCCGTGTTCGGAGCCGTGTATGTCGACCGCAGCGAGTTGGTGTTCGCGGTGATCGCCTGTGCCGCACTGCTTGTACGACGCCGGTGGCCGGTGGCGGTGTTCGCGCTGACCTTGCCGACGGCGCTGACCGGGCTCATTGTCGCCCCCGCCGTCGCCCTGTACACGGTGGGCCGACTGCGCCGGGAGCGGTCGGTGGTTTTCGGGTGCGCCGGCGCGGTCGCGGCGGTGTCGGCCGCCGCGTCCTTCTGGCCGCCGGATTTCGGTTCGCACGCCGATGCGATGGTCTACGTCGCATTCACCGCGGCATGGGCCGCCGCGCCGGTCCTGTTCGGTCTGCTCATGCGCACCCGGGACGAGCTCGCCCGGCGGCTGGTAGAGATCGAGGAGGCCCGTGACCACGAACGCAATCTGCACGCGCAGGCGGTGCTGGCGCGCGAACGCGCGCAGATCGGCCGCGAGATGCACGATGTGGTCTCCCATCAGGTCAGCCTGATCGCCGTGCGTGCCGGGGCCCTGGCTGTCGCGGCTCCCGATCAGGAGACCCGGGAGGCCGCGCGGACGATTCGGGGATTGAGCGTCGCGACGCTCGACGAATTGCGAAGCCTGGTAACGCTGTTGCGGGCCTCCGGCGGCCAGGCCACGGCGCTCACACCCCAGCCGACCCTGGCGGATCTGACGACGCTGATCGATTCGAGCGGTATCGCGGTGGAGTTCGCGGGGACGCTGCCCGACGACGTTTCCGGTGCGGGTCAGCGTGCGGTCTACCGAACGGTACAAGAGGCTCTGACCAACGTCCGCAAGCACGCGCCCGGCGCCACCGCCGAGGTATGTCTGTGGTCGGACGCGGAGCGATTCGGAGTGGTCGTCACCAACGCGCCGCCGACTCGCGGCGCACTGGCGCTGCCGGGGTCCGGGCACGGTCTCATCGGATTGGCCGAACGCGCCGAGTTGCTGAACGGTCAAATGTTCAGCGGCCCAACCGAAGTGGGCGGCTTTCGGGTCGAACTGCGGCTGCCCCGAACCTAG
- a CDS encoding MspA family porin → MATIARTSQVCTGTLLVALVMGAGTAAAEAVTDRSRQTVTDDGWTLTITKSGENLDRWPSLAGSPVSREGFVSLKATAEITGNSGQRPTTGTIILGYQIGCAVDVSSGAVLGVGATLGASVGVSFTKPPGVTASVTPTIAVTIKPGTIETITLGTKPLTESRGSITAEQVQVKVDACAGPVSLRSFATAAISTPTADNNITVYGDAQQL, encoded by the coding sequence GTGGCGACAATTGCACGAACATCGCAGGTCTGCACGGGGACCCTGCTGGTCGCGTTGGTGATGGGCGCCGGAACCGCCGCCGCCGAGGCGGTCACCGACAGGTCCCGCCAGACGGTGACCGACGACGGCTGGACCCTGACGATCACCAAATCCGGTGAGAACCTCGACCGCTGGCCCAGTCTGGCCGGATCTCCGGTCAGCCGTGAGGGTTTCGTCTCGCTGAAGGCCACCGCCGAGATCACTGGCAACAGCGGGCAGCGCCCGACGACCGGCACGATCATCCTGGGCTACCAGATCGGTTGTGCGGTGGACGTTTCCAGTGGTGCCGTGCTGGGTGTCGGGGCCACACTCGGTGCGAGCGTGGGAGTCTCGTTCACGAAACCCCCGGGTGTGACGGCCTCGGTGACACCGACCATTGCCGTCACGATCAAACCGGGCACCATCGAGACCATCACTCTCGGCACCAAACCCCTGACGGAATCCCGGGGTTCGATCACCGCCGAACAGGTTCAAGTGAAGGTGGACGCCTGTGCCGGCCCGGTCAGCCTGCGCTCGTTCGCCACCGCGGCGATTTCCACCCCGACCGCCGACAACAACATCACCGTTTACGGTGACGCCCAGCAACTCTGA
- a CDS encoding histidine phosphatase family protein, protein MRIRSIRLSLAVMATAVAATAATTGVVSADTGSGSSGGSSGSSAGIGAGEMVITLVRHAESTGNTSGLIDTKVPGPDLTARGRTQADNLAVQLADKKFDCAFASTMVRTEQTAAPTVAKKDLSLNIQAGFREIEAGQYEGTPESQAMSGYLQAPIKWLSGDLSARIPGSIDGNEFDGRVDQALLDVQRRGCANPVIFSHGGTIMFWSMMNADNADKSKLGTDPMRNGGRVVLKGSPQKGWTITEWVGHPDIG, encoded by the coding sequence ATGCGAATTCGATCCATTCGCCTATCCCTTGCGGTGATGGCGACCGCGGTCGCGGCCACAGCCGCCACCACCGGCGTCGTGTCCGCCGATACCGGTTCCGGAAGCTCGGGGGGCAGCTCCGGCAGCAGCGCCGGTATCGGCGCCGGCGAAATGGTCATCACCCTGGTGCGCCACGCCGAGTCCACCGGTAACACCTCCGGCCTGATCGACACCAAGGTGCCCGGACCCGACCTGACCGCGCGCGGCCGGACACAGGCGGACAATCTGGCTGTCCAGCTGGCCGACAAGAAGTTCGACTGCGCCTTCGCGTCCACCATGGTCCGCACCGAGCAGACCGCGGCGCCGACCGTCGCCAAAAAGGACCTGAGCCTCAACATTCAGGCCGGCTTCCGGGAGATCGAGGCGGGCCAGTACGAGGGCACCCCGGAGTCCCAGGCGATGTCCGGGTACCTCCAGGCGCCGATCAAGTGGCTCTCCGGTGACCTGAGCGCACGGATTCCCGGCTCCATCGACGGCAATGAGTTCGACGGCCGCGTCGATCAGGCACTGCTCGATGTGCAGCGCCGCGGCTGCGCCAACCCGGTGATCTTCTCGCACGGCGGCACCATCATGTTCTGGTCGATGATGAACGCCGACAACGCCGACAAGAGCAAGCTCGGCACCGATCCGATGCGCAACGGCGGCCGCGTCGTACTCAAGGGCAGCCCGCAGAAGGGCTGGACGATCACCGAGTGGGTCGGCCACCCGGACATCGGCTGA